Proteins encoded within one genomic window of Nonomuraea gerenzanensis:
- a CDS encoding ABC transporter ATP-binding protein, whose product MTTVTQEAGAPFGAAPPSGDAAILTRGLTKRFKGGQVAVDALDLTVPRGSVFGFLGPNGSGKTTTIRMLLGLVAPTQGEYSVLGLPQAQALPKVGALVEGPAFYPYLSGAANLMRFDAADPTAPGGTAKRRIADALERVGLSAAAGKRYRNYSLGMRQRLAIAAALLGPRELLVLDEPTNGLDPQGTREVRTLVKEIAAEGTTVFVSSHLLAEVEQMCTHAAIMRTGRLVAQGTIASLSGGLVTRIRVETPDPDDATRVLAGLGLAEVRAEGREVTAELGGHAPERVNAALVEAGVAVRGLAVVRPSLEDVFVGLTGEGFDVDG is encoded by the coding sequence GTGACCACCGTCACGCAGGAAGCGGGGGCGCCCTTCGGGGCGGCCCCGCCCTCCGGGGACGCGGCGATCCTCACCCGGGGGCTGACCAAACGGTTCAAGGGCGGCCAGGTCGCCGTGGACGCGCTGGACCTGACCGTGCCGCGCGGCTCGGTGTTCGGCTTCCTCGGGCCCAACGGCTCGGGCAAGACGACCACGATCCGCATGCTGCTCGGCCTGGTGGCGCCCACGCAGGGCGAGTACTCCGTGCTCGGGCTGCCGCAGGCGCAGGCCCTGCCCAAGGTGGGGGCGCTGGTCGAGGGGCCGGCGTTCTACCCGTACCTGTCGGGCGCGGCCAACCTGATGCGCTTCGACGCGGCCGACCCGACCGCGCCCGGCGGCACCGCCAAGCGGCGGATCGCCGACGCGCTGGAGCGGGTGGGCCTGTCGGCCGCCGCGGGCAAGCGGTACCGCAACTATTCGCTGGGCATGCGTCAGCGCCTGGCCATCGCGGCCGCGCTGCTGGGGCCGCGCGAGCTGCTCGTGCTGGACGAGCCGACCAACGGGCTCGACCCGCAGGGCACCCGCGAGGTGCGCACGCTGGTCAAGGAGATCGCGGCGGAGGGCACCACGGTGTTCGTCTCCTCGCATCTGCTGGCCGAGGTCGAGCAGATGTGCACGCACGCCGCGATCATGCGGACCGGCAGGCTCGTCGCGCAGGGCACGATCGCCTCGCTCAGCGGCGGCCTGGTGACGCGCATCAGGGTGGAGACGCCCGACCCGGACGACGCCACGCGGGTGCTGGCCGGGCTGGGCCTGGCCGAGGTGCGTGCCGAGGGCCGCGAGGTCACCGCCGAACTGGGCGGGCACGCGCCGGAGCGGGTCAACGCCGCGCTGGTGGAGGCGGGCGTGGCCGTACGCGGGCTGGCCGTGGTGCGGCCGAGCCTGGAGGACGTGTTCGTGGGACTGACAGGGGAGGGCTTCGATGTCGACGGGTGA
- a CDS encoding LysR family transcriptional regulator produces MNLQQLRYVVATAEHRTMTDAARSLYIAQPALSRAIRDLERELGMTLFARSGRGVVVTAQGRRVVKLAREALDAVHEIEGLANQTTPTDAELRIASTPSLEPGLAGRLLPAYAAEHPGVRVHIVRCDGRDGVVSAIRDQRADLGLTDLPVPTDLITHPLERQEIVLISPPGLDLPNPVPMGKLHGMRLALPARGSMRRRELDAMFGKYAVTPVVVLETDERNGWLNAVRAGQASLLWYRGMAEQAGRAGLVVRSLEPAVRRVIAVVHARRRLPLIAQDFLATAEKGTAA; encoded by the coding sequence ATGAATCTCCAGCAGCTCCGCTATGTGGTCGCGACTGCGGAGCACCGCACCATGACCGACGCGGCCAGGTCGCTCTACATCGCGCAGCCTGCGCTTTCCCGCGCGATCCGCGATCTCGAGCGCGAGCTCGGCATGACGTTGTTCGCCCGTTCCGGACGCGGGGTGGTCGTCACCGCGCAGGGACGCCGGGTGGTCAAGCTGGCGAGGGAGGCACTCGACGCGGTTCACGAGATCGAGGGCCTGGCCAACCAGACGACACCCACCGACGCGGAGCTCCGCATCGCGTCCACCCCCAGCCTCGAACCCGGTCTCGCTGGGCGGCTGCTGCCCGCCTACGCGGCCGAGCATCCAGGCGTACGCGTGCACATCGTGCGCTGCGACGGCAGAGACGGCGTCGTCAGCGCCATCAGGGACCAGCGGGCCGACCTCGGCCTCACGGACCTGCCCGTGCCGACCGATCTCATCACCCACCCCCTCGAACGCCAGGAGATCGTCCTGATCTCCCCGCCCGGGCTCGACCTGCCGAACCCGGTCCCGATGGGCAAGCTGCACGGCATGCGCCTGGCGCTGCCCGCGCGCGGCAGTATGCGGCGCAGGGAGCTCGACGCGATGTTCGGCAAGTACGCGGTCACCCCGGTGGTCGTGCTCGAGACCGACGAACGCAACGGCTGGCTCAACGCCGTCCGCGCAGGGCAGGCGTCGCTGCTGTGGTACCGCGGCATGGCCGAGCAGGCCGGGCGCGCGGGCCTGGTGGTGCGCTCGCTCGAACCCGCGGTGCGACGCGTCATCGCCGTCGTGCACGCCCGCCGCCGGCTGCCGCTGATCGCCCAGGACTTCCTGGCCACAGCGGAGAAGGGAACCGCCGCCTGA
- a CDS encoding response regulator transcription factor — MRVLVVEDERRMAAALQRGLQAEGFAVDLAHDGEEGLHAARQGDYDVVVLDIMLPRLSGYNVCKQLRAEENWVPILMLSAKDGEYDMADGLDLGADDYLTKPFSYVVLVARLRALMRRDAGRRPSVLLAGDLSLDPARRRVERGQSPIELTPREFALLEYLMRRRDEVVSKSEILEHVWDTFDTDPNVVEVYVGYLRRKIDAPFGRNALQTVRGAGYRLAGDGG; from the coding sequence ATGAGAGTACTTGTCGTCGAGGACGAGCGGCGGATGGCGGCCGCGCTGCAGCGCGGGCTGCAGGCGGAGGGGTTCGCCGTGGATCTCGCGCACGACGGCGAGGAGGGGCTGCACGCCGCCAGGCAGGGCGACTACGACGTCGTGGTGCTCGACATCATGCTGCCCAGGCTGTCCGGCTACAACGTGTGCAAGCAGTTGCGGGCCGAGGAGAACTGGGTGCCGATCCTGATGCTCTCGGCCAAGGACGGCGAGTACGACATGGCCGACGGGCTGGACCTGGGGGCCGACGACTACCTGACCAAGCCGTTCTCGTACGTGGTGCTGGTGGCCAGGCTGCGGGCGCTGATGCGGCGCGACGCGGGGCGGCGGCCGTCGGTTCTGCTGGCGGGCGACCTGTCGCTGGACCCGGCCAGGCGCAGGGTCGAGCGCGGGCAGAGCCCGATCGAGCTGACGCCCCGGGAGTTCGCGCTGCTGGAGTACCTGATGCGGCGGCGGGACGAGGTGGTCTCGAAGTCGGAGATCCTGGAGCACGTGTGGGACACCTTCGACACCGACCCGAACGTGGTCGAGGTGTACGTCGGCTACCTGCGCCGCAAGATCGACGCCCCGTTCGGCAGGAACGCGCTGCAGACCGTGCGCGGCGCCGGCTACCGGCTGGCGGGCGACGGTGGCTGA
- a CDS encoding sensor histidine kinase — protein MAESPLVWWRRQGLRFRLTAAAAAVLALALALSATVLVTVLERALMDTVDESTRAQAQAVRVAADAGTLTSPISTHDGTIVQVIDARGRITHVTYGADRLVPLLDARARSRVLRSGQATLLDGRPYAIPGFLRVVVLRADHGQTVVAARPISEIQTSLVTSGRVLLIGTPALVVLLAVASWLMIGRTLRPIAALRRGAADITHTARSRRLPVPQSRDEVHSLATTLNDMLARLEEAEQRQRALVSDAAHELRSPLASIRLQLEVALGHPDGQHWQETAEGVLEDTMRLSRLAEDLLALARLDERGGVPARREPVDLDEVVRQTVDRYAEARLTVCDPVVVRGDALDLSRVLTNLMDNAVRHTASKVEVALTADGVLTVTDDGPGIPEQDRERVFNRFTRLDSGRSRDEGGAGLGLAIVRETVRAHGGTVVLEDAEPGLRAVVRLPVAG, from the coding sequence GTGGCTGAGTCACCGCTGGTCTGGTGGCGGCGGCAGGGCCTGCGCTTCCGGCTCACGGCGGCTGCGGCCGCGGTGCTCGCGCTGGCGCTGGCGCTGTCGGCCACGGTGCTGGTGACCGTGCTGGAGCGGGCGCTGATGGACACCGTGGACGAGTCCACCAGGGCGCAGGCCCAGGCGGTGCGCGTGGCGGCCGACGCGGGCACGCTGACCAGCCCGATCAGCACGCACGACGGCACGATCGTGCAGGTCATCGACGCGCGGGGGCGGATCACGCACGTCACGTACGGCGCCGACCGGCTGGTGCCGCTGCTCGACGCCCGGGCCAGGTCGCGGGTGCTGAGGAGCGGGCAGGCGACGCTGCTGGACGGCCGGCCGTACGCGATCCCGGGGTTCCTGCGGGTCGTCGTGCTCAGGGCGGACCACGGGCAGACGGTGGTGGCGGCGCGGCCCATCAGCGAGATCCAGACCAGCCTGGTCACGTCCGGGCGGGTGCTGCTGATCGGCACGCCGGCGCTGGTCGTGCTGCTGGCGGTGGCGAGCTGGCTGATGATCGGCCGCACGCTGCGGCCGATCGCGGCGCTGCGCAGGGGCGCGGCCGACATCACCCACACCGCCAGGTCGCGCCGGCTGCCGGTGCCGCAGTCGCGCGACGAGGTGCACTCGCTGGCCACCACGCTGAACGACATGCTGGCCCGCCTGGAGGAGGCAGAGCAGCGCCAGCGCGCGCTCGTCTCCGACGCCGCGCACGAGCTGCGCAGCCCGCTGGCCAGCATCCGGCTGCAGCTCGAAGTGGCGCTCGGGCACCCTGACGGCCAGCACTGGCAGGAGACGGCCGAGGGCGTGCTGGAGGACACGATGCGGCTGTCCCGGCTGGCCGAGGACCTGCTCGCGCTGGCCAGGCTGGACGAGCGCGGCGGCGTGCCCGCGCGGCGCGAGCCGGTCGATCTGGACGAGGTGGTGCGGCAGACGGTGGACCGCTACGCCGAGGCGCGGCTGACCGTGTGCGACCCGGTCGTGGTCCGCGGCGACGCGCTGGACCTGAGCCGGGTGCTGACGAACCTGATGGACAACGCGGTGCGGCACACCGCCTCCAAGGTCGAGGTGGCGCTGACCGCCGACGGCGTGCTCACCGTCACCGACGACGGGCCCGGCATCCCCGAGCAGGACCGCGAGCGCGTCTTCAACCGCTTCACCAGGCTGGACTCCGGCCGCAGCAGGGACGAGGGCGGCGCCGGCCTGGGGCTGGCCATCGTCCGCGAGACCGTGCGGGCGCACGGGGGCACGGTGGTCCTGGAGGACGCGGAGCCTGGCCTGCGGGCCGTCGTCCGGCTGCCCGTGGCGGGGTGA
- a CDS encoding neutral zinc metallopeptidase, whose protein sequence is MPWPPPGYRQPQPQGGAYPPPPPPPPPPPPSAPPQGNPYQQQPTQPQGQPPYPPPPYGQQPYGGQQYGQQYAQQPYRQAPPPPPPPPMPPPMPPQQWHRPPPPRKSGMGALGVLGAVFGSLAALFVLIVIGAVMLSASSSSDTSTPVAVPTYEPSEEPSTDPSARPTEDEEPTPSRSQEPTPTEEPSTDVTPPAQVQVNTSLKNNSVYRAGVLPRLNCPAGNASIFNHSQLKALIVKTGKCMDRAWKPVLEKQGFDFSPPRYAIAAQGGRGACGDYPSPGSTVPYYCPRNNTIYASTSAMARGRGNAAGYGQIITWHGGIIGMMAHEYGHHVQNLTGLMNSWWSATLDSSSQSGKLALSRRLELQANCFGAMWMRSVAATYPVNTASRGRLFWFFSQVGDHPGYPRDHGKPVNSGRWFRQGWERNKAYQCNTWLAPSSTVS, encoded by the coding sequence TTGCCGTGGCCGCCGCCGGGATACCGGCAGCCGCAGCCGCAGGGCGGAGCCTACCCGCCGCCGCCCCCTCCCCCGCCGCCCCCGCCGCCTTCAGCGCCGCCCCAGGGGAATCCGTACCAGCAGCAGCCGACCCAGCCGCAGGGGCAGCCGCCGTACCCGCCGCCGCCGTACGGGCAGCAGCCCTACGGCGGGCAGCAGTACGGCCAGCAGTACGCGCAGCAGCCGTACCGGCAGGCGCCGCCTCCTCCCCCGCCGCCGCCGATGCCGCCGCCCATGCCGCCGCAGCAGTGGCACCGCCCGCCGCCGCCCAGGAAGTCGGGGATGGGCGCGCTCGGCGTGCTCGGGGCCGTGTTCGGCTCGCTGGCGGCGCTGTTCGTGCTGATCGTCATCGGGGCGGTGATGTTGTCGGCCTCGTCCAGCTCCGACACCTCGACGCCGGTGGCGGTCCCGACGTACGAGCCGTCGGAGGAGCCGTCCACCGACCCCTCGGCCAGGCCCACCGAGGACGAGGAGCCCACCCCGTCGCGCAGCCAGGAGCCGACCCCGACCGAGGAGCCGTCCACCGACGTGACGCCGCCCGCCCAGGTCCAGGTCAACACGAGCCTGAAGAACAACAGCGTCTACCGGGCCGGGGTGCTGCCGAGGCTGAACTGCCCGGCCGGCAACGCCAGCATCTTCAACCACAGCCAGCTCAAGGCGCTGATCGTCAAGACCGGCAAGTGCATGGACCGGGCCTGGAAGCCGGTGCTGGAGAAGCAGGGCTTCGACTTCAGCCCGCCCAGGTACGCCATCGCCGCCCAGGGCGGCAGGGGCGCCTGCGGCGACTACCCGTCGCCGGGCAGCACGGTGCCGTACTACTGCCCGCGCAACAACACCATCTACGCCTCCACCTCGGCCATGGCCAGGGGCCGCGGCAACGCCGCCGGCTACGGCCAGATCATCACCTGGCACGGCGGCATCATCGGCATGATGGCCCACGAGTACGGCCACCACGTGCAGAACCTCACGGGCCTGATGAACTCCTGGTGGTCGGCGACGCTCGACTCCTCCAGCCAGAGCGGTAAGCTCGCGCTCAGCCGGCGGCTGGAGTTGCAGGCCAACTGCTTCGGCGCGATGTGGATGCGGTCGGTGGCGGCGACGTACCCGGTCAACACGGCCAGCCGTGGCCGGCTGTTCTGGTTCTTCAGTCAGGTGGGCGACCATCCGGGCTATCCGCGCGACCACGGCAAGCCGGTCAACAGCGGCAGGTGGTTCCGCCAGGGGTGGGAGAGGAACAAGGCGTACCAGTGCAACACGTGGCTGGCGCCCTCTTCAACGGTCTCCTGA
- a CDS encoding LolA family protein produces the protein MRRGTFVRWGVPIAAAAVIGAAIGAGPVIAAVSGDPVLPERSAEQLLADAVAATSKAGGVPPMSGTVQQTASLGLPALPQTGGAVSPLSLLSGSHEVKVWYGAADKVRVAMPTQLNETNLILNGGQAWYWDSATNTATKLTIKQGSGGPAQATPLPRETELTPQQLASRLLAGADEHTAVRVINTAEVAGRPVYQLVLAPKEETSLVQEIRIALDGETYVPLQVQVYAKGSAEPAYQVGFTQVTFTPPAAENFTFTPPAGAKVEERTLGTEGDAGAHAEERAEHARQVAGDLKVVGEGWTAVAVAPFSLSDLTAAQQSGTPEGGHGQPGGQGGGQGGDAAALVDSVLKSATPVSGTWGSGRLIRTKLVTALLTDDGRLLVGAVTPEAITKAAGTK, from the coding sequence ATGCGTAGAGGCACGTTCGTGAGGTGGGGAGTGCCGATCGCGGCGGCTGCCGTGATCGGAGCCGCGATCGGCGCCGGCCCCGTCATCGCCGCGGTGAGCGGCGACCCCGTGCTGCCCGAGCGGTCGGCCGAGCAGTTGCTCGCCGACGCCGTGGCGGCCACCAGCAAGGCGGGGGGAGTCCCGCCGATGTCGGGCACCGTGCAGCAGACCGCCTCGCTCGGTCTGCCGGCGCTGCCGCAGACCGGCGGTGCGGTCTCGCCGCTCAGCCTGCTGTCCGGCTCGCACGAGGTGAAGGTCTGGTACGGCGCCGCCGACAAGGTGCGCGTGGCCATGCCGACCCAGCTCAACGAGACCAACCTGATCCTGAACGGCGGCCAGGCCTGGTACTGGGACAGCGCCACCAACACCGCCACCAAGCTGACCATCAAGCAGGGCAGCGGCGGCCCGGCCCAGGCCACGCCGCTGCCGCGGGAGACCGAGCTGACGCCGCAGCAGCTCGCCTCGCGGCTGCTGGCCGGCGCCGACGAGCACACCGCCGTGCGCGTGATCAACACGGCGGAGGTGGCGGGCCGCCCGGTCTACCAGCTCGTGCTGGCGCCCAAGGAGGAGACCTCCCTGGTGCAGGAGATCCGGATCGCCCTCGACGGCGAGACCTACGTCCCGCTCCAGGTCCAGGTGTACGCCAAGGGGTCGGCCGAGCCGGCGTACCAGGTCGGGTTCACGCAGGTGACGTTCACGCCGCCGGCGGCGGAGAACTTCACCTTCACCCCGCCCGCGGGCGCCAAGGTGGAGGAGCGCACGCTCGGCACGGAAGGCGACGCCGGCGCTCACGCGGAGGAGCGGGCCGAGCACGCCAGGCAGGTCGCGGGCGACCTGAAGGTGGTCGGCGAGGGCTGGACGGCCGTCGCGGTCGCGCCGTTCTCGCTGTCCGACCTGACGGCGGCCCAGCAGTCCGGCACGCCGGAAGGCGGGCACGGGCAGCCCGGCGGGCAGGGCGGCGGGCAGGGCGGTGACGCGGCGGCGCTGGTCGACAGCGTGCTGAAGAGCGCCACCCCGGTGAGCGGCACGTGGGGCTCCGGCAGGCTGATCAGGACCAAGCTCGTCACGGCTCTGCTGACCGACGACGGCCGGCTCCTGGTCGGCGCGGTCACTCCGGAGGCGATCACCAAGGCGGCGGGCACCAAGTGA